A single genomic interval of Anopheles marshallii chromosome 2, idAnoMarsDA_429_01, whole genome shotgun sequence harbors:
- the LOC128707338 gene encoding carboxypeptidase N subunit 2-like, producing MKFSFAGLLVGMALNALVSYETTDAVLCICHPSSCVLINANNSVMSTPEKYCIANITNIKDMLMLRYNETTLPVDILGSYTNLSSIEIFQGSLQHIKPGAFEKLPTLIKLDIRGNDIRTLEDYTFRGMYALEILDLISNNLSSIAPNTFDGLKSLVRVALSGNRITQLPAKLFSSSPMLRTIALNNNLLAELPVGVFDNIEQLIRLDLSHNRLKTFYFPDLKVLLLFLRNNTLTSLYIDDHVKFVQANQNRIEAIMGTGRNITDLVLTDNAITDVRPITRMTNLTKLSLSNNPLRPDSVFGSLEKLQEMLLSNTSIQIGESTFANLTAMSLLDLSFNNLTELDFRMFSSMSELESLIVAYNRIKVINFIELREYLPVLRVLEICGNGWNSTYMQRVLYQMHRYKLQADMQGLSHSFIFSSLFVELCSANSETSTKASPEYSDYSSENVSDILDQEIAEFYPTTSQSPVTTAKETEKPIQMSTTFKTTTASMENSVAEPTVAVRMNTVGSMSSAADVTPADQQPVVGSSPLYITFQVLVYTFSVFGVVCLVVLGYYVRQRRFDVRRLTPVETTDSVRLM from the exons ATGAAGTTCAGCTTCGCAGG CCTACTCGTGGGCATGGCCCTGAATGCTCTCGTTTCATACGAGACGACGGATGCAGTGCTGTGCATATGCCATCCAAGTAGCTGCGTTTTAATCAACGCGAACAATTCCGTAATGAGCACGCCCGAGAAGTACTGCATCGCGAACATCACGAACATCAAAGATATGCTGATGTTGCGCTACAATGAAACGACGCTTCCGGTCGATATTCTCGGATCGTACACCAATCTGAGCTCGATCGAGATTTTTCAAGGATCGCTTCAGCACATCAAACCGGGAGCATTCGAGAAGCTGCCGACGTTGATCAAGCTGGACATCCGTGGCAACGATATCAGAACGCTCGAGGACTACACCTTCCGCGGCATGTACGCGTTAGAGATACTTGATCTGATTTCGAACAATTTGTCAAGCATCGCACCGAACACCTTCGACGGTCTGAAGAGTCTTGTCCGTGTGGCACTGTCGGGCAATCGCATCACTCAGCTGCCAGCGAAGCTGTTTAGCTCTTCACCGATGTTGCGAACGATCGCGCTGAACAACAACTTACTCGCAGAGCTCCCGGTCGGGGTTTTCGACAACATAGAGCAACTCATCCGGCTCGATCTATCGCACAATCGGTTgaaaacgttttattttcctgacTTAaaggtgctgttgctgttcctGCGCAACAACACGCTGACGAGCCTGTATATCGATGATCATGTGAAGTTTGTGCAGGCGAATCAGAACCGCATTGAAGCGATAATGGGTACCGGGCGCAATATTACCGATCTGGTACTCACCGATAACGCTATCACGGATGTACGGCCAATTACGCGCATGACCAACCTGACCAAGCTAAGCCTCAGCAACAACCCTCTGCGACCGGACAGTGTCTTTGGCTCTTTGGAAAAACTGCAAGAAATGCTGCTGAGCAACACAAGCATCCAAATAGGCGAAAGCACGTTCGCCAATCTCACCGCGATGTCGCTGCTAGATCTGTCCTTCAACAATCTGACGGAGCTCGATTTCCGAATGTTCTCCTCCATGAGCGAGCTCGAGTCACTGATTGTGGCGTACAATCGCATAAAGGTGATCAACTTTATCGAACTGCGTGAATACCTACCCGTACTGCGCGTGCTGGAAATCTGCGGCAATGGCTGGAACTCGACGTACATGCAGCGCGTATTGTACCAAATGCATCGCTACAAGCTGCAGGCAGACATGCAAGGACTTTCGCACTCCTTCATCTTCTCCTCCCTTTTCGTCGAATTGTGTTCCGCGAATTCGGAAACATCCACCAAAGCGTCGCCGGAGTACAGTGACTACTCCTCGGAAAACGTTAGTGATATACTCGATCAGGAAATTGCGGAATTTTATCCTACAACCTCCCAGAGCCCCGTTACAACGGCGAAGGAAACGGAGAAACCAATCCAAATGTCTACGACGTTCAAAACAACCACCGCGTCTATGGAGAATTCCGTTGCAGAACCAACGGTTGCCGTTAGAATGAACACTGTTGGCAGTATGTCATCCGCGGCTGACGTTACTCCCGCCGACCAGCAGCCAGTGGTGGGATCATCGCCACTATACATCACATTCCAGGTGTTAGTGTATACCTTCTCCGTGTTCGGTGTAGTGTGCCTGGTAGTGCTCGGGTACTATGTGCGTCAACGACGGTTCGATGTACGTCGACTTACGCCCGTCGAAACGACCGATTCTGTGCGACTAATGTAA